The Lentimicrobiaceae bacterium DNA window CTTGCAGTTATTAACAAAGGTGATCACCAAAAAATTTCCACATTCCTTAACAAACCTATGAATGAAGTGGTTTGTACCAATTGTGGTCAGTGTATAAACCGCTGCCCTACAGGTGCTTTAACTGAACGCAACTATATTGAAGACGTTTGGAAAGCCATATATGACCCCAACAAGTTTGTTGTGGTACAAACTGCTCCTGCCACCAGGGTAGCCGTAGGAGAATATCTCGGGCTTGAACCCGGACACAGGGTAACCGGCAAAATGGTCTCGGCACTTATAAAATTAGGATTTAACAAAGTGCTGGATACCGATTTCACAGCCGATTTAACTATACTGGAAGAAGGGTATGAACTACTTACCCGCTTAAAAAGAGTATTGGTAGATAAAGAACCTGTTGCTTTACCTATGATGACTTCCTGCTCACCGGGTTGGATAAAATTTCAGGAACACATTTTCCCTGATTTGTTAGACAACCTTTCAACATGCAAATCGCCCCAACAAATGTTTGGTGCACTGGCTAAAACCTACTATGCTGATAAAATCAACATCAAAGCAGAGAACATGGTAGTAGTTTCCATCATGCCCTGTACAGCCAAAAAATTCGAATGCGAACGACCCGAAATGCGCGACAGCGGTTTTAAAGATGTAGATTACGTACTCACTACCCGCGAACTGGCAATGATGATACGGCAGGCAGGTATTGAATTTGACAAACTTGAAGATCAACATTACGACAGTATTTTGGGAGAATCTACTGGGGCTGCCGTAATTTTCGGAGCTACCGGAGGTGTTATGGAAGCTGCTCTTCGTACAGCCTATGAAGTGGTTACCGGTCGCGAGGTACCTTTTACTAACCTAAATATTAAACCCGTAAGAGGTATGGACGGCGTAAAGGAAGCAACAATAAAAATTAAAAATACACTTCCCGAATGGAATTTTTTGGAAGGAGTAGATTTGAATGTTGCCGTAGCTCATGGGCTATCCAATGCCAAAAAAGTAATGGAAGCCGTAAAAGCAGGTACGGTAAATTATCATTTTATTGAAATCATGGGTTGCCCTGGCGGCTGCATTGGAGGAGGCGGACAGCCAATTCCTACGTCCATGGAAATCCGGAAAAAGCGCACTGAAGCCATTTACATGGAAGATGAAGGAATGCCACTTCGTAAATCGCACGAAAACCCTGAAGTAGTGGAAATTTATAAGGACTACCTTGGAGAGCCTAACGGTCACAGATCACACGATTTGCTCCATACCCACTACAAACCACGAATCAGATACTAATCAGCTTCATTCACTGTTATAAAGCCGTTGCAATGTCAGCGGCTTTTTTTATTTACTATGAGAAGAATCAATCTCATTTTATAATCTTATAGAATTTAATTATACTTACTATGCTTATTTACAAATAATTAATATTAAATTTAATTTAAAGAGAAAAGCTTAATTTAGAATAAATATAAATTTTTGTTATTTTAATAACATTGTTATATAATTAACAAATAATATGTAGAAATATGTTAATTTTGCAGAAAAATAAAATCAAAGTCTTAATGAAAAATAAGTATTTTTATACATATGAAAAATAGATGCAAATGAAACTTTCAGAAGCTATTAAAATACTTAACGCCAAGGTAGTATGTGGTGAAGAAAAACTTGATTCCGAAATAGGCTACGCTTTTGCCTCCGACCTGATGAGTGATGTACTTACCCTCGATACCAATAATTTGCTTCTTATTACCGGTTTGGCAAATCTTCAAACCATTAGGACTGCTGAAATGTCGGATATCCAATTTATTATATTTTGTCGAAATAAAAAAGTAAATGAAGAAATGCTTGTACTAGCTGATGAAAACCAACTTGTAGTGCTGGAATGCGCTTATTCCATGTTTAAAACCTGCGGGCTGCTCTTTCAGCACGGCATTCAACCTTTATATTAAAAACATCGTTTTGCAATGCACTTTACATTTGATATAGAAGGGGGAAATTTTTCCAAAG harbors:
- a CDS encoding NADH-dependent [FeFe] hydrogenase, group A6; this encodes MSKFLVNLKINSIPVTVEEGTTILDAAKKINFKIPTLCNHPDLTVAGNCRVCVVEVKGARLLAAACATPVSEGMEVFTNSEKVRSARKHVIELLLSEHNADCTKCFKNGHCELQDLANEYRFGDHVFLDLVKAKDKIADMSSPSIVKDDSKCIKCQRCVRTCEELQAVSALAVINKGDHQKISTFLNKPMNEVVCTNCGQCINRCPTGALTERNYIEDVWKAIYDPNKFVVVQTAPATRVAVGEYLGLEPGHRVTGKMVSALIKLGFNKVLDTDFTADLTILEEGYELLTRLKRVLVDKEPVALPMMTSCSPGWIKFQEHIFPDLLDNLSTCKSPQQMFGALAKTYYADKINIKAENMVVVSIMPCTAKKFECERPEMRDSGFKDVDYVLTTRELAMMIRQAGIEFDKLEDQHYDSILGESTGAAVIFGATGGVMEAALRTAYEVVTGREVPFTNLNIKPVRGMDGVKEATIKIKNTLPEWNFLEGVDLNVAVAHGLSNAKKVMEAVKAGTVNYHFIEIMGCPGGCIGGGGQPIPTSMEIRKKRTEAIYMEDEGMPLRKSHENPEVVEIYKDYLGEPNGHRSHDLLHTHYKPRIRY
- a CDS encoding DRTGG domain-containing protein encodes the protein MKLSEAIKILNAKVVCGEEKLDSEIGYAFASDLMSDVLTLDTNNLLLITGLANLQTIRTAEMSDIQFIIFCRNKKVNEEMLVLADENQLVVLECAYSMFKTCGLLFQHGIQPLY